From one Candidatus Nitrosocosmicus arcticus genomic stretch:
- a CDS encoding ribonuclease Z encodes MQKPCAPFCHAIEHYMVNLEVIFLGTSAAMPAEDRSLSSLVVNRNGTLLIFDAGEGMQYNFIRTRLGFNKKTMLFITHMHSDHILGILGFLQTLSLQGRKTSVDIFGPELLYDFLVENMKLLQIKLTFQLDIHIIPNSKGTLVEEKDYKILYCKSEHGPNICSYAYCLLENERPGKFNIGRAKELGIPEGELYGSLQRGIDVIYDDKLFYSHDIVGPTRPGRKIGISGDTRPSDSLCDFFRNCDLLIFESTFSSNELTKAMESYHSTAIETATLAKLASVHRLCLTHFSSRYKDLDILLDESKSIFVHTELAFDLKIIPVHYLR; translated from the coding sequence TTGCAAAAACCTTGTGCTCCATTTTGTCACGCGATTGAGCATTATATGGTAAATCTCGAAGTTATTTTTCTTGGAACATCTGCAGCGATGCCTGCAGAAGACCGGTCGCTTTCTTCTCTTGTAGTAAATAGAAATGGAACTTTATTGATTTTTGATGCCGGGGAGGGGATGCAATATAATTTTATTCGTACTAGATTGGGGTTTAATAAGAAAACTATGCTATTCATTACTCATATGCACTCTGATCATATCTTGGGCATATTGGGTTTTCTACAAACACTATCACTACAAGGTAGAAAGACATCGGTTGATATATTTGGTCCAGAACTACTTTATGATTTCTTAGTTGAGAACATGAAATTACTCCAGATTAAATTAACTTTTCAACTAGACATTCATATAATTCCTAATTCTAAAGGAACTCTTGTAGAGGAGAAGGACTATAAGATATTATACTGTAAATCCGAACATGGTCCTAATATTTGTTCATATGCTTATTGTTTGCTTGAAAATGAGAGACCTGGGAAATTCAACATAGGAAGAGCAAAAGAATTAGGTATTCCTGAAGGAGAATTATATGGCTCACTTCAAAGAGGTATTGATGTTATTTATGATGATAAATTATTTTATTCTCATGATATCGTTGGCCCTACAAGACCTGGTAGGAAAATTGGTATTTCTGGAGACACGCGTCCATCTGACAGTCTGTGCGATTTTTTTAGAAATTGTGATTTACTGATCTTCGAATCAACATTCTCATCCAACGAACTTACAAAGGCAATGGAATCCTATCATTCTACTGCCATCGAAACTGCAACTTTAGCTAAATTGGCCTCCGTACATAGATTATGTCTTACCCACTTTAGCAGTAGATATAAAGATCTGGATATCTTATTAGATGAATCCAAATCAATATTCGTTCATACGGAATTAGCATTTGATCTGAAAATAATACCCGTTCATTACTTAAGATAG
- a CDS encoding ribose-phosphate diphosphokinase: protein MKDVVVLPGPSSIELGNSIASCLNVNPVGVELRTFSDGESKIRIDANLLNKKCIVVQSTYPPVDSHFLQTLMMLSYCNNSGASEVIPVIPYMGYARQDRIFLEGEFVTISMIAKLFEYFGTRNLITVDIHSTKALSYFNYDVFNISSIPLLAEYAINNFSLMEPIVVSPDLGGVPRAKELAGIMNASFIGLKKNRDRFTGNITMDEKLDITVTNRDIVILDDMVSSGGTILRAVDILKNNNCGKIFVMCVHALSDEKSINLLKSSGINEIVSTNSIPRSCSKIDLSSEIAKTLCSILSRD, encoded by the coding sequence ATGAAAGATGTAGTCGTATTGCCGGGACCTTCTTCAATAGAGTTGGGGAATTCTATCGCTTCGTGTCTAAATGTTAATCCCGTCGGAGTCGAATTACGTACTTTTTCTGATGGAGAAAGTAAAATAAGAATTGATGCGAATTTACTTAATAAAAAATGCATTGTTGTACAATCCACTTATCCTCCTGTAGATTCGCATTTTTTACAAACCTTGATGATGCTGTCATATTGTAATAACTCTGGCGCTTCAGAAGTTATCCCCGTTATTCCTTACATGGGTTATGCTAGACAAGATAGAATATTTCTGGAAGGCGAATTTGTGACCATATCTATGATCGCAAAACTGTTTGAATATTTTGGAACCCGTAATCTGATAACTGTTGATATACACAGTACTAAGGCATTATCTTATTTCAATTATGATGTTTTTAATATTTCTTCTATACCCTTACTGGCAGAATATGCCATTAACAATTTTAGTTTAATGGAGCCTATTGTTGTTTCACCAGACCTTGGAGGAGTTCCTAGAGCAAAAGAGTTGGCTGGGATCATGAATGCTTCTTTCATTGGGTTAAAAAAAAATAGAGATAGATTCACTGGAAATATTACCATGGATGAAAAACTAGATATTACAGTTACGAATCGAGATATTGTGATTCTTGACGATATGGTATCCAGTGGAGGAACTATATTAAGGGCCGTTGATATATTAAAAAATAATAATTGCGGTAAAATCTTTGTTATGTGCGTTCATGCTTTATCAGATGAAAAATCCATAAATTTGTTGAAAAGTTCTGGAATAAATGAGATTGTTTCTACGAATAGTATCCCAAGATCCTGTTCAAAGATTGATTTGAGTAGCGAGATTGCAAAAACCTTGTGCTCCATTTTGTCACGCGATTGA
- a CDS encoding hydantoinase/oxoprolinase family protein: protein MKKIRIGIDVGGTFTKAVAIDVIEKKILGKKSVSTTHSIEGGVSVGIVNALSSLIKMCNIDREEIELISHSTTQAVNAFLEGDVSKVGIIGMGVGMEKTNVVKRTHIKDISLNSNKFLRTCYTFLDTSKYLEEPGIEKSMEKLVSEGAQSIVVSEAFGVDDPSNELFVMKHSKLPCTAGHELTGIYGLEIRTLTATINASILPKATSTANFVKSAVNKLGIDVPVMIMKGDGGVTTLDSFLHKPIITVLSGPAASVVGALLFLQVLEGIFIEVGGTSTNISIIKDGKPEMRYVNIMEHPTCIRSLDVRICGVAGGSLLRLSSKRKIIDVGPRSSHIAGLEYSCFADPGELIKGEIVPISPLNNDPNDYISIKVPGGKAYGITNTCAANALGLIPKDDNAYGNVDSARIAFTKLATYMGMSPEPITRQVLDISVSKISDYIIPMVKEYKLSKNRIVVIGGGGGASVLVPLVAKKLSFEYKKADYADVISSIGVATGMIYEEKEKTINNPTPEDVTQLITEIKDVAIRKNAAPDSLSVQSEYISDRSILRVTVIGNVALDLNNISSRELKQEELVEIAKDLFHHDGDITLEHKLGNYCIFTNTYQKKKLFFKTRMQSILILDKFGRVRLSLDNGKLIHSFSAKMSADLPSIISKFSSNSDLSPNVQLVDGFQLLDFSSLNANEQVIQAIREQLDKIDSEVLLIIKQ from the coding sequence ATGAAAAAAATTAGGATCGGAATAGATGTAGGCGGCACTTTTACCAAAGCCGTAGCTATTGACGTAATTGAAAAAAAAATACTTGGAAAAAAATCTGTTTCAACCACACACTCTATAGAAGGGGGTGTTTCTGTCGGTATCGTTAACGCCTTATCCTCATTAATTAAGATGTGCAATATAGACCGGGAAGAAATAGAGTTAATTTCTCATAGTACTACCCAAGCTGTCAATGCCTTTCTTGAAGGAGACGTATCAAAAGTTGGCATTATTGGAATGGGCGTAGGAATGGAAAAAACAAATGTCGTGAAAAGAACTCACATTAAAGATATATCCCTAAATTCTAATAAATTTCTAAGAACCTGTTATACTTTTTTGGATACCTCTAAATATTTAGAAGAACCTGGGATCGAAAAATCCATGGAGAAGTTGGTTTCCGAGGGAGCTCAATCAATAGTCGTTAGTGAGGCTTTCGGAGTTGATGATCCAAGTAACGAATTATTTGTAATGAAGCATTCTAAACTTCCTTGTACTGCCGGGCATGAATTAACTGGAATTTATGGGTTAGAGATTAGAACTTTGACAGCAACAATTAATGCTAGCATTCTTCCAAAAGCCACAAGTACAGCAAATTTTGTTAAATCTGCAGTCAATAAGTTAGGCATAGATGTACCTGTAATGATAATGAAAGGTGATGGTGGTGTAACCACATTGGATTCATTTTTGCATAAGCCTATAATAACAGTGCTTTCAGGTCCAGCTGCAAGTGTTGTAGGGGCTTTACTTTTTTTGCAGGTTTTAGAAGGTATATTTATTGAAGTTGGCGGTACTTCAACTAATATTAGTATAATTAAGGATGGAAAGCCTGAAATGCGTTATGTGAACATAATGGAACATCCAACTTGCATAAGATCACTTGATGTACGAATATGTGGGGTTGCTGGGGGGTCTTTATTGAGGCTTTCATCAAAGAGAAAGATTATTGATGTTGGTCCTCGATCCTCACATATTGCAGGATTAGAATATTCTTGTTTTGCCGATCCTGGCGAATTGATAAAGGGTGAAATTGTACCTATTAGTCCATTGAATAATGATCCAAATGACTACATTAGTATCAAAGTTCCTGGAGGAAAAGCATACGGGATCACCAATACATGTGCCGCAAATGCATTAGGTCTCATCCCTAAGGATGATAATGCATATGGAAATGTGGATTCAGCTAGGATTGCATTTACGAAGTTGGCTACCTATATGGGAATGTCCCCTGAGCCAATTACTAGACAAGTTTTAGATATTTCTGTTTCAAAGATATCTGATTATATCATTCCAATGGTAAAAGAGTACAAATTATCAAAGAACAGAATTGTAGTTATTGGAGGAGGCGGCGGTGCTTCCGTTTTGGTACCACTTGTTGCTAAGAAACTCAGTTTTGAATACAAAAAGGCAGATTACGCCGATGTCATTTCATCTATAGGTGTAGCCACGGGAATGATTTATGAAGAGAAAGAGAAAACCATTAATAATCCTACTCCTGAAGATGTTACTCAATTAATAACGGAGATTAAAGATGTAGCTATTAGAAAAAATGCGGCTCCAGATTCACTATCCGTTCAATCGGAATATATAAGCGATCGTTCAATTTTGAGAGTCACTGTTATCGGTAATGTTGCTCTAGACTTGAATAATATCAGTTCTAGAGAGTTAAAACAAGAAGAATTAGTAGAGATTGCAAAAGATTTATTCCATCATGATGGCGATATTACTTTGGAACATAAACTAGGAAATTATTGTATTTTTACTAATACATATCAGAAAAAAAAATTATTCTTTAAAACAAGAATGCAATCTATATTGATATTAGATAAATTTGGAAGAGTGCGCCTCTCATTGGATAATGGCAAATTGATACATAGCTTTTCAGCCAAAATGTCTGCAGATCTCCCATCGATCATCTCCAAATTTTCCTCAAATTCTGATCTATCTCCAAATGTTCAATTGGTTGATGGGTTTCAATTATTGGATTTTTCTAGCCTAAACGCGAACGAACAAGTAATTCAAGCCATTAGAGAACAGTTGGATAAAATTGATTCTGAGGTCTTGCTAATTATTAAGCAATAG
- the murI gene encoding glutamate racemase has product MLYRPIAVFDSGLGSLSVVRELRKIIPSENILYFADKKNFPYGNKTKSELKSIILKSIKFLEKYQPKLIVMASNTPSVQIYDEIKNNFSTAIISTKLPLDKTINMSRNKHIAIMASKGTLDSKEFNYLIKREIPQQIFVDKVDSSEIINLVESGSFLFDQKFTYDKIREIIDSNIDNTIDVIALGSTHLPFVKNYIESILPSIKFINSSFEVAKDVKNYLKYAGDLSKNSKGKLEILVSADKKNFQSILRYMGFKEIIFDVSLQM; this is encoded by the coding sequence ATGCTATATAGGCCAATTGCGGTTTTTGATTCAGGATTGGGTTCACTATCTGTTGTAAGAGAATTGAGGAAGATTATTCCATCTGAGAACATTTTGTATTTTGCAGATAAAAAGAATTTTCCATATGGAAATAAGACAAAGAGTGAATTAAAGTCAATAATACTAAAATCCATTAAATTTTTGGAGAAATATCAGCCAAAACTAATAGTAATGGCATCAAATACCCCATCTGTTCAAATTTATGATGAAATTAAAAACAATTTTTCGACAGCTATTATTTCAACAAAACTACCGCTTGATAAGACAATAAACATGAGTAGGAACAAACACATAGCAATAATGGCATCAAAAGGTACACTTGATAGCAAAGAGTTTAATTACTTGATAAAAAGAGAAATACCTCAACAGATTTTTGTGGATAAGGTAGATTCTTCAGAGATTATTAATCTAGTTGAAAGTGGATCATTTTTATTTGATCAGAAATTCACCTATGATAAAATCCGAGAAATAATTGATTCAAATATTGATAACACAATTGATGTTATTGCATTGGGTAGCACCCATTTACCATTTGTTAAAAATTATATTGAATCTATTTTGCCTTCCATTAAGTTCATCAATTCTTCATTTGAAGTTGCAAAAGATGTGAAGAATTATCTCAAATATGCCGGAGACTTGAGTAAGAATAGCAAAGGAAAGCTCGAAATTCTTGTTTCTGCAGATAAAAAAAACTTTCAGTCAATTCTTCGATATATGGGATTTAAAGAAATAATATTTGATGTCTCGCTACAAATGTAA
- a CDS encoding metal-dependent transcriptional regulator: MYLKAMWSILENGQELKVSSIAKILNVTQPSVVQMLHKLNDSLLIDYKKGSIVTLTKEGENIGKKMIRNTRLLEVLMKDALKIDVDEEMVCGIEHHMKEIFTDALCTLLKHPKICPHGYHIPEGNCCIGK; encoded by the coding sequence ATGTATTTGAAGGCAATGTGGTCTATTTTAGAAAATGGCCAAGAGTTAAAGGTTAGCTCCATAGCCAAAATTTTAAATGTTACACAACCATCCGTGGTTCAAATGCTTCATAAGTTAAATGATTCTCTTTTAATTGATTATAAAAAAGGTTCTATAGTGACGCTTACAAAAGAGGGTGAGAACATTGGGAAAAAAATGATACGGAACACTCGACTGTTAGAAGTACTTATGAAAGATGCCTTAAAAATCGATGTAGATGAAGAGATGGTTTGTGGCATTGAACATCATATGAAAGAAATTTTTACCGATGCACTATGCACCTTGTTAAAACATCCAAAGATCTGTCCCCATGGGTATCATATCCCTGAGGGTAATTGTTGTATTGGAAAATAA
- a CDS encoding PQQ-dependent sugar dehydrogenase has product MYNIKLLLYFFTIILILFSSSYSSVYFSYGAYSKAQPSPDGSTINDDSLTVEKVTSDLTFPTSMTFVGNNDLLVTEKNTGRVMRVLDGQVQANPLLDLSVAAKIERGLLGIAASTHLDGKTFVFLSYTESGNNEDGSDVSNNVDPLGNRLYRYQYVDGKLIDPVLLLDLTAIPNNLNRTDHNGGKVTIGPDNNVYMIMGEVGGHRTQAQNIGNGPAPNGLGGVLRITQDGGLVDDEPIFGADLPLGVYYAMGIRNSFGIDFDPLTGNLWDTENGPTAGDEINLVFPGFNSGWSLIQGFSNDDLLGNGATPSDLVSFGNGKYAEPKFAWHIPIGPTALKFLNSDKLGKEYENNMFVGDINNGNLYRFTLNEARDDIDINNTYVGGAAALADKKVDNTFESIPITFGQGFGGITDIQVGPDGYMYVLSFTGDLYKILPTSQSTVPKAQSPLTQSSVVPKDSVLVTINGISGDNSYAPNPITINSGETITWYNADTVSHTTTSGSDGDPDEGQLFDSDAILSKQAFTLKFDNKGTFDYYCVYHPSMVGEIVVN; this is encoded by the coding sequence ATGTATAACATTAAACTGTTGCTTTATTTTTTCACTATTATTTTAATACTATTCTCTTCAAGCTATTCTTCCGTTTATTTTTCTTATGGTGCTTACTCTAAAGCTCAACCCTCTCCAGACGGGTCTACAATCAATGATGATAGTCTAACCGTTGAAAAAGTTACTTCCGATTTGACATTTCCAACTAGCATGACTTTTGTGGGAAATAATGATTTATTGGTTACTGAAAAAAACACTGGGAGGGTTATGAGGGTACTCGATGGTCAGGTACAAGCTAATCCCTTACTTGATCTATCGGTGGCTGCAAAAATCGAACGTGGACTATTAGGGATTGCTGCTTCAACACACTTGGATGGAAAAACTTTTGTTTTCTTATCCTACACTGAATCTGGAAATAATGAGGATGGTAGTGACGTTTCCAATAATGTTGACCCGTTAGGAAATAGACTGTATCGTTATCAGTATGTAGATGGTAAATTAATAGACCCTGTCCTCCTTTTGGATTTGACTGCAATTCCAAATAATCTTAATCGAACTGATCATAATGGAGGTAAAGTCACGATTGGACCAGACAATAACGTCTATATGATAATGGGGGAAGTTGGAGGCCATAGGACTCAAGCACAAAATATAGGAAATGGTCCAGCACCTAATGGATTAGGCGGCGTTCTCAGAATTACTCAAGACGGTGGATTAGTTGATGATGAACCAATCTTTGGTGCTGACTTACCTTTAGGTGTTTACTATGCAATGGGTATTAGGAATAGCTTCGGTATCGATTTTGATCCGCTGACAGGTAACTTATGGGATACAGAGAATGGTCCTACAGCAGGCGATGAGATTAACCTGGTTTTTCCTGGCTTTAATAGTGGCTGGTCGTTAATTCAGGGATTCTCTAACGATGATCTATTGGGTAACGGGGCAACTCCAAGCGATCTCGTGAGTTTTGGAAACGGAAAATATGCCGAACCCAAGTTTGCTTGGCATATTCCTATTGGTCCGACTGCACTAAAGTTTTTGAATTCAGATAAGTTGGGCAAAGAATATGAAAATAATATGTTTGTGGGTGACATTAATAATGGCAATTTATATAGATTTACTTTGAATGAGGCACGTGATGATATTGACATAAATAACACGTATGTAGGGGGTGCAGCTGCATTAGCGGATAAAAAAGTGGATAATACCTTTGAAAGTATTCCTATTACATTTGGACAAGGTTTCGGTGGAATTACCGATATTCAGGTAGGCCCTGACGGGTATATGTATGTCCTAAGCTTTACAGGGGATTTGTACAAAATATTGCCCACCTCACAAAGTACCGTTCCAAAAGCTCAATCTCCATTAACACAATCTAGTGTTGTACCTAAAGATTCCGTCCTGGTAACAATTAACGGTATCAGCGGTGATAACTCATACGCACCAAATCCAATTACTATAAACTCGGGTGAGACAATTACATGGTATAATGCAGATACCGTATCACATACCACTACTTCCGGATCAGACGGCGATCCCGATGAGGGTCAATTATTTGATTCAGACGCTATACTTTCAAAACAAGCGTTCACCTTAAAATTTGATAATAAGGGTACTTTTGATTATTACTGCGTTTACCATCCATCGATGGTTGGTGAGATTGTTGTAAATTAG
- a CDS encoding cyclase family protein: MQIIDLTLEIDEYIQVFPHSPNVSILQWSNFDNHKYASEVLFSSTHVGTHVDAPYHFHKHGITVEKISLNRLIINENLKVLKIEKEDDEKIEVSDLRNHNIMKNDTILINTNWVLNRSLDKYFYKNPGLSEAAAKYLAEAEINLVGIDGPSIDPATDHDFNSHRIFSTNDIPIIENLINLDELLDKKFTFVALPLKLKDCSGSPIRALAIIA, from the coding sequence TTGCAGATAATCGATCTAACGCTGGAAATTGATGAATATATTCAAGTTTTTCCGCATTCACCAAACGTCAGTATTTTACAATGGTCAAATTTCGACAACCACAAATATGCTTCAGAAGTATTGTTTTCTAGTACCCATGTAGGCACACATGTGGATGCTCCTTATCACTTTCACAAGCATGGCATTACAGTAGAAAAAATTTCTCTTAACAGGCTGATAATTAACGAAAACTTAAAGGTGTTAAAAATTGAAAAAGAAGATGACGAAAAGATCGAAGTTAGTGATCTAAGAAATCATAACATTATGAAGAATGATACTATCTTAATCAACACAAATTGGGTATTGAACAGATCTTTAGATAAATATTTCTATAAAAACCCAGGACTATCAGAAGCAGCCGCAAAATATCTGGCAGAAGCCGAGATAAATCTAGTAGGAATTGATGGTCCCAGTATTGATCCCGCTACTGATCATGACTTTAATTCGCACAGAATTTTTAGCACTAATGACATTCCAATCATAGAAAATCTGATAAACCTAGACGAGCTACTTGATAAAAAATTTACTTTTGTGGCATTGCCATTAAAATTAAAGGACTGTTCTGGCTCACCAATAAGAGCACTTGCCATAATAGCTTGA
- a CDS encoding DedA family protein: protein MIDIPDLYSFYSSSGYIGIFLISFIGSIIPFIPVPYFPVLVTSALDKSLDPNLIVLLSTMGAVLAKTIIFIASYYGRNILSKKTKTRMLPLQKVLSKYGGIGVFVAALTPIPDDLVYIPLGIAKYSPSRFALFTFAGKFFLGATIVWGTVFLGRPIMDRFLVVTDSSNEYSTILVPLITVLILAVVLFFTFKFDWAKIIGKWFPWAIDNPDGNFDDDHKKNN from the coding sequence TTGATCGATATACCGGACCTATATTCTTTTTACAGCAGTTCAGGTTACATTGGTATATTTTTAATCAGCTTTATAGGTAGTATTATTCCATTCATTCCAGTCCCTTATTTTCCAGTCTTAGTCACTTCAGCTCTAGATAAAAGTCTGGACCCAAACCTAATTGTTTTGTTGAGTACTATGGGGGCAGTTCTGGCAAAAACAATAATCTTTATTGCAAGCTATTATGGTAGGAACATTCTAAGTAAAAAGACAAAAACACGAATGCTTCCTCTTCAGAAAGTATTAAGCAAATATGGTGGCATAGGGGTTTTTGTGGCCGCTTTAACTCCCATACCAGATGATCTGGTATATATTCCTCTAGGAATTGCCAAATACAGTCCGTCTAGATTTGCTCTATTTACATTCGCAGGCAAGTTTTTCCTAGGTGCAACAATTGTGTGGGGCACCGTATTTCTGGGCCGACCAATAATGGATAGATTCCTTGTTGTTACGGATTCTAGTAATGAATATTCAACTATTTTAGTTCCTCTAATAACTGTATTAATATTAGCTGTGGTATTATTTTTTACATTTAAATTTGATTGGGCCAAAATAATTGGCAAATGGTTTCCCTGGGCTATCGATAATCCTGACGGTAATTTTGACGATGACCACAAAAAAAATAACTAG
- a CDS encoding FTR1 family iron permease: MVNLLVTFILLLLIVNILFSSVNNVLAQYSTSIENLAISNEDLLLLNINLNRMDAQIDILLNKINTNNNSLLFEHAYIPHSIIFPSIKPVAISIDGELTTNLENKLTDIPLQIRSTPDSPIILTEIIDSKNIIDDFYSKLKNTLSAQDFSILESQTMSYLLRDAHNSYGLYLNSSKIADTNAANFAMIDYENTRGLVNQSNTIFEILKPNMTDAKSKEIEYFITDLNTIIDSKSDNTQEFSTIVSAIENDLNESNNIRMQSTTSKVDPSLQVYYDNIDILLDNAISSIQNGNYLAADKNVSAAYLDNYEYLEAPIEEVNSTLMLQIETNMRENLRALIKNQTSLADIEAYISNIKDDLEISKQLLSTASGAQSNNNFTIPSSFVTNTANIDSLKQGFGIYTGERRSMGETSEDFKGQVRNDIDTIRVKLDEVIAVYNQNDSSQALATARSAYLDSYENIEIPLRPIDPDFTLDMEIKFAEFRNLITSNAPPDQVVSKIAELKSGLDESERFVSGIGVVAPAIAFSSSFSIIFREGLEAALILGAILTYLEASRNEKYKKHVYAGVALAIALTAVTWVIAEFIIEISGAQRELIEAIAGISAVAVLFWVSFWVLNKIETKKWIEFVKAKVWQATTTGSFMVFVLLSFFTVYREGFETVLFYQALFSFAKYMELYVLAGLIVGMAVIIAVVFIIRKLGKKLPLRVLFGLTMGVGAFMSITFLGNALREFQELGWIPTTHLLSIIPRFDINVATMTGIHPTLETVLGQVILLAIYLAGSLYILIIQPRRQQVIASMRKSVGDKDKKVQKGG; the protein is encoded by the coding sequence TACTAATAATAATTCTCTTTTATTTGAACACGCTTATATTCCTCACTCCATAATCTTCCCATCCATTAAGCCCGTTGCCATTTCTATTGATGGAGAATTGACCACAAATTTAGAAAATAAACTAACCGATATTCCGTTGCAAATTCGCTCTACTCCTGATTCTCCTATTATTCTGACTGAAATAATTGATTCCAAAAACATAATTGACGATTTTTATTCAAAACTGAAAAATACGCTTTCTGCACAAGATTTTTCCATTCTTGAATCTCAAACCATGTCCTATCTATTAAGAGACGCCCATAATTCATATGGGTTATACTTGAACTCTTCAAAAATTGCTGACACTAATGCTGCAAACTTTGCCATGATCGATTATGAGAATACAAGAGGATTGGTAAATCAATCAAATACAATTTTTGAAATATTAAAGCCAAATATGACTGATGCAAAGTCTAAAGAGATAGAATATTTTATCACAGATTTGAATACAATAATAGATTCCAAGAGTGATAATACGCAAGAGTTTTCAACAATAGTTTCCGCAATAGAGAATGATTTGAACGAATCTAATAATATTCGTATGCAAAGCACAACTAGCAAAGTTGATCCATCTCTCCAAGTCTATTATGATAACATAGATATTCTGTTAGATAATGCAATTTCCTCCATTCAAAATGGTAATTACCTTGCTGCAGACAAAAATGTATCTGCTGCCTACTTGGATAACTATGAATATTTAGAAGCCCCAATCGAAGAGGTAAATTCCACCCTAATGTTGCAAATAGAAACAAATATGAGAGAAAATCTACGTGCTCTAATCAAAAATCAAACTTCACTTGCTGACATTGAGGCTTACATTTCTAACATAAAAGATGATCTAGAAATTTCCAAACAGTTGCTGAGTACTGCCAGTGGTGCACAGTCAAACAATAATTTTACAATACCATCTTCTTTTGTTACGAATACTGCCAATATTGATTCTCTAAAACAGGGGTTTGGAATTTACACCGGTGAAAGACGTTCCATGGGCGAAACCTCGGAAGATTTCAAGGGCCAGGTTCGTAACGACATAGATACAATCAGAGTTAAACTGGATGAGGTGATAGCTGTCTATAATCAAAATGATTCCTCTCAGGCACTGGCAACCGCTAGATCAGCTTATCTTGACAGTTATGAAAATATTGAAATACCTTTGAGACCGATTGATCCAGATTTTACCCTTGACATGGAAATCAAATTTGCTGAATTCCGTAACCTAATTACTTCAAATGCTCCACCCGATCAAGTCGTTTCTAAGATTGCCGAACTTAAAAGTGGATTAGATGAATCCGAACGGTTTGTTTCGGGTATCGGGGTAGTTGCACCTGCTATTGCATTCTCTTCATCATTTTCAATAATTTTTAGAGAAGGTTTGGAGGCTGCCTTGATACTCGGTGCCATTTTGACATACTTGGAGGCATCACGAAATGAAAAGTACAAAAAGCACGTATACGCTGGAGTTGCGCTTGCTATTGCACTGACTGCTGTAACATGGGTTATTGCTGAATTCATAATAGAAATATCTGGTGCACAAAGAGAACTTATTGAGGCTATTGCTGGCATTTCTGCAGTAGCTGTGTTATTCTGGGTTAGCTTCTGGGTTCTAAACAAGATTGAAACTAAGAAATGGATTGAATTTGTTAAAGCTAAAGTCTGGCAAGCTACGACTACTGGTAGTTTTATGGTATTTGTTTTGCTGTCTTTCTTTACTGTGTATCGAGAAGGCTTCGAAACAGTCTTGTTTTATCAAGCTCTATTTTCTTTTGCAAAATATATGGAGTTATACGTACTTGCAGGTTTAATAGTGGGCATGGCTGTAATAATTGCAGTCGTCTTTATAATTAGAAAACTGGGAAAGAAATTACCTTTAAGGGTTTTGTTTGGACTTACAATGGGAGTTGGAGCTTTTATGTCGATAACATTCTTGGGTAATGCTTTACGTGAATTCCAAGAGCTCGGATGGATTCCAACCACTCATCTGCTGAGTATAATTCCTAGATTCGATATTAATGTGGCAACTATGACTGGGATCCATCCAACTTTAGAAACTGTTTTGGGACAAGTCATATTACTAGCGATATACTTGGCCGGCTCACTGTATATTCTAATTATTCAACCTAGGCGTCAACAAGTTATAGCTTCAATGAGAAAGTCCGTGGGAGACAAAGATAAGAAGGTACAAAAGGGAGGATAA